The Dehalococcoidales bacterium genomic interval TGGAGAAAAATCTCGACCAGATAAAATCACTCGATGATAGAAAACTGGGCAAAGTCGTCTATACGTCGGCGAAGATAAAAGCCGAGATAGTCGCCGAAGATGAGAAAGACCTGGGACTGAGGAATATCCTGAACTACGGTCATACTATCGGACACGCCATCGAAACAATCTCAGATTTTCAAATCCAGCACGGAGAGGCGGTCGCCATCGGGATGCTGGCGGCGGCCAGAATCTCCAACGCGCTGGGCGTACTCGACGGGGAAGCCGTAATCAGGCTCAAAGACGTTATCGCCAGGGCCGGCCTGCCGACGGAGCTCCCGGCCTTTGAACTGGAAAAGCTTATCCAGGCCATGAAACACGACAAGAAAGTACTGCAGGGTAAGATAAGGTTTATCCTGCCCCGGGCCATAGGCGAGGTATTTATCACCGATGATGTCAGCCCCTCTCTGATAGAACAGGTCTTAGCCGAGTAAGATGAAAAAACCCAGGATTTGCGCTGTCATCGTCAATAATGACCTTAAGGCGGTCAGGGAGATTGCGCCGCTGGTTGACCTGTTCGAGGTTCGCATCGACCTTATTGGCGATGGCTGGCAGGAAACAGCCCGGCAGTTAAATAAACCCTGGATAGCCTGCAACCGCAGCCCCGGTGAGGGAGGCAACTGGCTGGGAGACGAACCCGGCAGAGTAGAGACCCTGCTGCAGGCAACCGAGTTGGGGGCGGCTATCATTGACATTGAGCTCAGCACGAAGGGCCTGGACAAAATTGTTCCGCGGATAAAGACAGGAGGGCAATGCCTCCTGTCATATCACAACCTGGAGATAACGCCCCCCCTGGAGGAGATGGTCAGAATAGTCAAAGAGCAACTGAAGGCTGGCGCTGACATTAGCAAAGTCGTTACCACCGCCCGGAAAGTTGAGGACAATATCAGCGTCCTGCAACTCATCTCCGAATTTTCCGGGACAAGGCTGATTTCATTCGCCATGGGAGCCCTGGGTTACACCAGTCGAGTCCTCTGTCCGCTGCTTGGCGGTGAACTGACTTACGCATCAATCGATACCGGGGAAGAATCAGCCCCGGGGCAGATGACTGTTAACGACCTGACAAAAATCTACCAGCTGATGAGGTGCTGAGAAAATGGCAGAGATACCTGTATCCGGCAAAACAAGTGTCTGCGGCTTAATCGGCGACCCGGTAGAGCATACCATGTCCCCGGTGATGCATAACGCCGCCTTCAGTGAGCTGGGGATAGATTTTATCTATGTCCCGTTCCGGGTAAGGAAAGAGGAGCTGGGCAAAGCTATTGAGGGCATGAGAGCGCTCAACATCAAGGGAATGAATGTTACCATCCCGCATAAAGTAGCTGTTATCCCGTACCTGGACAAGCTCGATACAATGGCGGAAAAGATTAGCGCGGTCAATACCATCACCAATGATAACGGAGTTTTGACCGGTTACAATACCGATGCCAGCGGGTTTCTACAGGTACTGCTGGAGAGGGGGATTGAGCCGGGGGGTAAAAATGTGGCCATACTGGGAGCCGGCGGCGCCTCCAGGGCTATCTCTTTCATCCTGGCGGATAGAGGGGCTAATCTGACAATCCTCAACCGGGCAAAGGAGATGGACTGGGCAAAGGAACTGGCGGCCGGTATTGCCCAGTCCTTCGCGCGTGAAACCAGTGCCCTGGAACTGAACCGGGAAAACATGGCATTGACTTTATCGAAAGCTGATATCCTGGTAAACGCCACCAGCGTGGGCATGGTCCCTGACATTGGCGCAACGCCCGTATCACAGGACCTGCTCAAGCCGGGCCTGGTAGTCTATGATATTATCTACAATCCGGTAAAAACCCGGCTGCTAATAGAGGCGGAGGCCGCCGGCGCTCAGACTATCGGCGGCATTGACATGCTGGTATGGCAGGGCGCTCTGGCCTTTGAGAAGTGGACGGGAGAGAAAGCACCGGTTAAACTAATGAAGGAAAAGGCAATAAATCTACTGAAAAGCCATGAAAAGTAATATCGCTCTGGTGGGTTTTATGGGGGCTGGCAAGACCGACGTCGGCAGGTTCCTGGCAAAAAAGCTGGGTAAGAACTTCATCGAGACGGACACGCTGATTGCGCAACAGGCCGGCAAGTCCATACCCGAGATATTCGAGCAGGATGGAGAAATCGCCTTCCGGGAGCTTGAGATCGAGATAACGAAAAGGGTAGCCCGGGAAAAAGATACCGTAATCGCCTGCGGCGGCGGGGCGGTCCTCAATAAGATAAATATCGACCGCCTCAGGGAGGGGGCCGTCATCGTGTACCTGACAGCGTCGCCGAAGACCGTGCTGAAAAGGGTGGCCAGCGCCGCCGGGAAGCGACCGCTGCTGGCGGTAGACAACCCTATCCTGACCATAGGCGAGCTTTTAAGGTTCAGGAGACCTTTTTACGAACGGGTGGCAGATATTAGAATAAATACCTCAAGACTGACCATCCCGGCGGTAGTCGGGCAAATAATAGCCGAGTTGAAGAGAATTGAAAGCCTCAATACGTAAAAGCAAAATAGCGGGTAGGGTGGTAGCCCCTTCCTCAAAAAGCTACTCGATTCGGGGCTTAATTTGCGCAGCTTTAGCCAGAGGCGAGAGTGAGATAATTGACCCACTGGGCTCCGATGACACTGAAGCCTGCCTGGATGTGCTGGGCAAGCTGGGCATCCGGGTAACTCAGGACAAGAATTCGTGGAAGGTTGCCGGGGGTGAATTCCGGGCGCCGGACACTGACCTGTACTGCCGGGAATCAGCGGCTACCATGAGGTTTATGACGGCGGTATGCGCGCTTGTCCCCGGCAAGTGTCGCTTGACCACGGCTCCGTCACTGTCCCGCAGGCCAATCAAACCACTGATATACGCACTGAGACAACTGGGTATCGATTATATTTTCGATGATGAGCAGGCACAGGTAACTATCAAGGGAGGGAGATTGAAAGGCGGCATTGCCGAGCTGCCGGGCAATATCAGCTCTCAGTTCGTTTCCGCCCTGCTTTTCATCTCTCCCCTCGCCGATGAAGGTACCAAAATCAGACTGACCACACCCCTGGAATCACGACCCTTTGTCTCGATGACCCTGGAGTGTCTGGATGCCTTTGGCGTAAAGGTAACCTCCACCCCGGACCTGAGGGAATTCAGGACCTCCCGGCAAAGCTATCAGCCTACCAGGTACAGGGTGGAAGGAGACTGGTCTTCAGCCTCATACCTGCTAGCCATGGGAGCTATGTCCGGCGAGGTCGAGGTACAGAACCTGAACCCGGAGAGTCTACAAGGTGATAAAGCAATACTGGACTTCCTTCAAGAGATGGGGGCTGACATAACCACCGGGCATAATTCGATTACAGTAAAGAAATCGAGGTTAAAAGCGATAAAGGCTGACCTGAACGACTGCATAGACCTGTTACCGACCATGGCCGTTCTCGCCGCTGCCGCGGATGGAGTCAGCGAATTTACCGGCATCGAGAGGGCCCGTCTGAAAGAATCAGACCGCCCGTCCGCTTTGAGGGAGGGTCTGGAGGCAATGAGCATCAAGGTCACCGAGGAAAAAAAGCGATTGATCATCACCGGCTCGACGCCAAAAGGCGCAGTTATCGATACGCGGGGCGACCACCGCATCGCTATGGCCTTCAGCCTGCTCGGTTTGAACTGCGGCGAGACCATTATTGACAACGCGGAATGCGTTGCCAAGACATACCCCGAATTCTGGGAGATACTGAGAAGCATCGGCGGCGAGGTG includes:
- a CDS encoding shikimate kinase, with product MKSNIALVGFMGAGKTDVGRFLAKKLGKNFIETDTLIAQQAGKSIPEIFEQDGEIAFRELEIEITKRVAREKDTVIACGGGAVLNKINIDRLREGAVIVYLTASPKTVLKRVASAAGKRPLLAVDNPILTIGELLRFRRPFYERVADIRINTSRLTIPAVVGQIIAELKRIESLNT
- a CDS encoding type I 3-dehydroquinate dehydratase; this encodes MKKPRICAVIVNNDLKAVREIAPLVDLFEVRIDLIGDGWQETARQLNKPWIACNRSPGEGGNWLGDEPGRVETLLQATELGAAIIDIELSTKGLDKIVPRIKTGGQCLLSYHNLEITPPLEEMVRIVKEQLKAGADISKVVTTARKVEDNISVLQLISEFSGTRLISFAMGALGYTSRVLCPLLGGELTYASIDTGEESAPGQMTVNDLTKIYQLMRC
- the aroB gene encoding 3-dehydroquinate synthase — protein: VAATYLRGVPLIQIPTTLLAQVDSSIGGKVAVNHNLLKNMIGAFYHPRMVITDITALNTLTAKALSDGLAEVIKYGVIRDAEFFTYLEKNLDQIKSLDDRKLGKVVYTSAKIKAEIVAEDEKDLGLRNILNYGHTIGHAIETISDFQIQHGEAVAIGMLAAARISNALGVLDGEAVIRLKDVIARAGLPTELPAFELEKLIQAMKHDKKVLQGKIRFILPRAIGEVFITDDVSPSLIEQVLAE
- the aroA gene encoding 3-phosphoshikimate 1-carboxyvinyltransferase, producing the protein MKASIRKSKIAGRVVAPSSKSYSIRGLICAALARGESEIIDPLGSDDTEACLDVLGKLGIRVTQDKNSWKVAGGEFRAPDTDLYCRESAATMRFMTAVCALVPGKCRLTTAPSLSRRPIKPLIYALRQLGIDYIFDDEQAQVTIKGGRLKGGIAELPGNISSQFVSALLFISPLADEGTKIRLTTPLESRPFVSMTLECLDAFGVKVTSTPDLREFRTSRQSYQPTRYRVEGDWSSASYLLAMGAMSGEVEVQNLNPESLQGDKAILDFLQEMGADITTGHNSITVKKSRLKAIKADLNDCIDLLPTMAVLAAAADGVSEFTGIERARLKESDRPSALREGLEAMSIKVTEEKKRLIITGSTPKGAVIDTRGDHRIAMAFSLLGLNCGETIIDNAECVAKTYPEFWEILRSIGGEVKINGQ
- a CDS encoding shikimate dehydrogenase, with protein sequence MAEIPVSGKTSVCGLIGDPVEHTMSPVMHNAAFSELGIDFIYVPFRVRKEELGKAIEGMRALNIKGMNVTIPHKVAVIPYLDKLDTMAEKISAVNTITNDNGVLTGYNTDASGFLQVLLERGIEPGGKNVAILGAGGASRAISFILADRGANLTILNRAKEMDWAKELAAGIAQSFARETSALELNRENMALTLSKADILVNATSVGMVPDIGATPVSQDLLKPGLVVYDIIYNPVKTRLLIEAEAAGAQTIGGIDMLVWQGALAFEKWTGEKAPVKLMKEKAINLLKSHEK